In Rosa rugosa chromosome 4, drRosRugo1.1, whole genome shotgun sequence, the genomic stretch TCGCCTTTAACCTATAGTTTCGAAGAGCGTTGTTGTTGTGCACTGACGAGGCTATTTCGTAGAGCTGTTGATTCTGCTACCGGAACTATGGTACTCCCAAATCCTTTTGCAGTTGCATAAAGCGGTTTACCGGAAGTATCCCTCATGATGAAGGCTCTTGCCGCAGAGTTTCTCTGTCCAGATCCATTAAAGTTATTTTTGACATAATTTCTTGGAGGAGGTTGCCACAGAATAGTGGCCGGATGGTTTTGCATAGTCTTCCCCCCATTTGGATATAGCGTTTCTTTGATATCATTAAGAATATCAGCTAAGGTTGCTAAACTGCATTTGGGAAGCTAATAGCTCCTCTAAAGAAAGTTTCATTTATGGCTTTCCAAATTTGCCAACAAATTATTAGCATCTTAGCAAACTTCTCACTATCATATGGTTGATTAACAATCAGCTTCTGAAAGACCTTTAAATAGCCTTCCTCCCAGTCAATTAGGACCTAAACTTGAGCTAGTCTCCAAACTTCACTAGTAAATTCACAATAGCCAAACAAATGATTAGCAGTTTCATGATCATTATCACAAAGCGGACAAGAATTATCATCAATGTAACCAAACATGGAAAGTCGATCTATTGTTTTCAATCTACCTCTCAACAAAAGCCAaccaaaaaaatttaattttcgGATGAATATTAGAGCTTACTTAGAAGCTCGATATTGTTGGGTTTCTACATATTATCAAGCTGCAGCGAAGTTGCAAACTTAAATGTAAATTGACCATTGGAAGAAAATCCCCAACAAAATTCGTCTTCCTCATCTGTGTAAGGGATAGGGATACCAGTAATCTGGTTGACAATATTATGGTCTAGATAGTTTAAAAGTTTGGTTCTATTCCAAACATCATTAACAATATAACCAGCTACTGTTTCATTTAGATCAATTCTATCTTTCAGGTGATAGGGAATAATATCAAAAAGAGGATACTCAAAAACCCAGTTAAATGTCCAGAAGTTTATTGACTTACAATTGCCAACAATCCATCTCATACCTTTAAGTATGAATTGTCTTGCATCCAAGAATCCTTTCCAAGCAAGTGAATTCGATTGCTTCTTCTTAACTTGAAAGAAAGAGACATTTCTAAGATATTTCCTTCTTACAATTTGAGACCACCAATTGTCATGGTCTGTGATTATTTTCCAAGCCAATTTTGCAATGGCTGCATTGTTAAAGAAGGCATTAGGCCTAATACCAAGTCCCCCATACTTTTGCATCCGCAAAAGTACAGGGGGACTTGGTATTCGCTCTGTCACCAGCATGGAAGTCTTAGGACTTGGTATTAGATAATCATACGTGATTTAGGAAATattccacctatttatagagaaTAAGCTTAAAGGAATATTAGGTCTTTCACTGGCATGGAAGTCTTAGGATTAGAACATGTCACTATTTACATGGGGTGTACTCTCTGATACGTCTAGTTGTTCCTGTGGAAATAAGAAATTGGTTGCTAGCCTGTCATGGGTAGGCTTGGCAATATATGGCATGTTATTATCCCAAATGAACTTGGTAGTCAAGAATATCCTTGCCAATGTGAGTAAGCAAGACAAGGTTGTACAATCAGCGTGCTCCTACTCAATTAGGCTAGGAGAGTTGAGTATCGTGGGTACCAATAGGGCTTACTCCTCAACGAGGTGTTCAACTAACTAACTCGATTTAGGAGAAGGAGCATGTGAGCGATTTTGTACCAAATTAAGGACATTTGCAAGGTCGAAGCTAAACAAATGCCTATGCCATTTACTACGTGGCCAATGAAACTTCACGAGGTTTCGACATATCATCAGTAAGCCCACATCTTTGTCTAGCTAGCATAAGGATTGCCCACATACGAACCTTACTTTCGACGCTGACGAACAATATTGGCCCTTTCTTGCGCTAATACTGTCCACGAAACTCCTTGACTTGTGAAAACACATGTCGCCCCTTTCTCACGTTATATGCCCGCCTTCTTGGCTCTAAAGGGTGCCTGGAAAAAGCTCATTTATTGCTCAAAGAAGGCCAGCACTAGGGGTGGTGGAGAGTTAGACACTAGGTCTTCTCCTATAGACCATATCTAGCAGATTCTCACCCATTAATATGTATAAGGAGTCATAATGGACCACAACTAATTCATATGAACTCTGAATGACATGCCATTAAGTGCATTGAACTCGTTTCGACCTTCTCGGTAGTTCTCGTGTTTTAAGTCTTCCCAAATTCCAAGCCGAAATACCTCCAACCTGGAAGCTACAAAATTATACTTATTTACTACAATACCACTTATCCCTCATTTATTTCGAGACTCGCCATTTGGTCCAATGCTCGCTCCTCATGATCATCTCCTTCATGAAGTGTCACAATAACACTACTCTTCAGTACGGCTCGTGACACATGGCAACATGTGATTACTTATTTCGTAACACTTCAGCCAAttatcagtaaaaaaaaaaaaaaaaatagtataatAGTTCAGACTTATAACCTCATCCGACAAGGTGGAAACTGGAATTTCCTTCCTTTCTTTCCTGAATGAAAGTGATCACTAGTTTGGGTACATGTGCACGAGGACGACCCAGAGAGGGAACATTGAAGTAGTGGTGGTCTACCTCCATAAACTATATACCAGGCGCTTTAAATATGCAATGCCTTTCCCCTTTCTGCTTTTTACTTCAATAAAAACGAGAAAACCATTTCATTTCTCAATCTAATTTAAATTTCTGGTTTTCCTTTTGGAAAGTCGTTTCGCCCCCAAGCATTTAACCCCAGAAAATCAGCTTCCCTTTacaatttttcctttttctgtctaaaaaaatcaaaacttttcCTTCAGAGATTCTGGATTAAAGTGTGATCATTTAGAAATGGAAAGAATCATCATATGAAACCCAGAAGCCCATAGCTGCTGGCTTCTTGTTATATAAAGAAAACTAAACAAACACAATTGAAAATAATTgggaattgagagagagagagagagaaatggggTTGGGCTTGAAGTGGtgctggtggtggttgacggtGACGGCGGTTGGAGTAGGAGTGGTGGTTACTTCTGAGACTAAGCATGACAATCTGGTCAGTCGTATTGCTTTTGGATCATGTGCCAACCAATCTGCTCCTCAGGTTTGCACTCTCTGCACTTTCACACCCagccccccctttttttttttgggttttttttctgCCTTTGGATATATATCAGTGTTAAATTGTTTGATATTCATATATTCCTAAGAAGTTGGCCAAATGCCAAAAAAGCAATTTGGGCACAAAGAAAACAACATAGATAGAGATGAGCCCACTTCCACTGACAATCTGCTGTTTGCTAAATTTGAGTCCTAGTGTATTCCCACTTACACAGATTGTTCATGTAATGACTTAAAGCTTGTGCTTTTGTACAGCCCATATGGGATGCAATCATAAAGTTTGATCCCCAAGTTTTCATTTGGCTGGGTGATAACATTTATGGAGACATCAGGTTGCCTAATAAGCTTTTTGGGAGGAAAAGAAATATTGGTCCATGGAAGAATACTGAAAGGTTTGTTCCTGCTAGCGAGCAGGAAATGAAATCCAAGTATGAGGAAGCCAAGTCTAATCCTGGTTATTCTCGTCTTCGACTGAAGACTAAGGTGTTTTATTCTTGATTCTGTGACTTGATAGTTTTTGTTATTGCTCATCCACATTCTTTTCATGTAATTTATCTTCACTCAATGTCAACCGTGTAGGTCATAGGCACATGGGATGACCATGATTATGGATTAAACGATGCAGGAAAAGAATTTGCTGGGAAAGTAACCAATCAAAGGCTTATGCTTGATTTCTTAGATGAGCCTCAAGATAGTCCACGGTGAGGGACTGTTCACCCTTATATAGTGGTATTATGGACTTGTTGATATCCAAAGATATTGGTGTTGAATTCCCTTGCTTTCTATGAACATCATTTACTGTGTTGGAGGGCAATGTTATGATAATGCCCAATTCTTTCTGATCATAATGAATGGCTACTGTGGTTTCATTGTAGGCGCAAACAAGCTGGTGTATATGCATCTTATACATTTGGCCCCACAGGTAGACAAATCAAGGTATCAAATTGACAGGCTTTTTACTTTTTTGGCCAGACAGGTTTTTACTTATATCTCTACATAGTGTTTTATCATAGAATCAAAATGAGCTTTCCCTGCATAGTCTTCAGCATGCCATTTGAGGAAAGCTATTCTATTGAGCATAATATTCATTTAGCATGGTATTCTCAATAGGGTACATTTCTGCAACTGCAATCATGTCTAAGCAAACAAATGTTTGGGTAAAGATCCAGTTTATACTAATTCTGGGCAATAAACTTCCTCAGGTTATCCTATTAGATACTAGATACCACCGAGATCCTCTACGTAGTGACAGAACTATTTTGGGGAGTTCACAGTGGACTTGGTTAGAGAAAGAGCTGTATGGTTCACCAACAGCCGTTACTATTATTGGGTCATCTGTACAGGTAAATTATAAACTTATGCCTTATCAGGTATTGTGCTTGAATATTTGCAGGGTTTCTTTACTGTCCTGTTAGCTATgtaattattcaaaaaaaacatGTGCCCATTCCCCAATGGCTTGATAGTCAAGTTCTTTTGCATTTGTCAATTTATGCCTTCATTATCTCTTAAGTTTTGTTATTTATCCAAACTTGGagcaattgtttttttttttttttttttattacaattCAGGTCATATCAAATCTCTCAGCAACAACCGGGCCGTTTTTCTACATGGAATCATGGGGACGTTTTCCAAAAGAGAGAGATCGATTATTTAAACTGCTGGCAGATAGTAAGGTGGTATATATGTCCATGATGTCAGTTTAACCTCTTTTAGTAGCAATTTCATATTATACAACCAATGGATGCATGAAGTGTGGCATGTTGTTGTTTACTTTTACTACTTGCTAGCCCTTTCTCTGGGGTGAGAGCTATCAGCTCCAGTTTTTACAAATCTTGTTCCTTGTGCAGAGGGGTGGAGTGTTTTTCATTAGTGGAGATGTTCATTTTGGAGAAATTACAAGATATGATTGTGCCACTGGATATCCATTGTATGATGTAACTGCAAGCGGAATCACCCAAGCAGTTGAAAAGGTAGTTCCAACGCCGCTGCATTTCTTAGTGAGATTTCTGGCATGGTTTACTCCTGCCACCTTGAGAGTAATGGATGGAAACTGCAGACGCAAGTCATGCACATATGGTATGCATGTCATCTTAAACTTGACTTGTGTAGAGTTCTGTAGTGAAAAAATGTATAGTTTCTGAGTTTCCAGATGTTATTTCTTCAGGCATGCCTAATTTTGGAGCAATCGAGATAGACTGGTATGCAACTCCTGTGACATTGAAAATTCAAGTGAGGGATACGGATGGCGATCCTGTGGTAGGTGTAACTGCACCATTATCGGAATTGCAAGCAAGAAATTTCAACTATGTGACTAGCAATAAAGCAGGAAAGCACCAAAGGCACTGCCATCTTGAAATCAATCAACCAGGGATTGTCAGATATCGCTTGGCTATTTTAGCTTATTGTTCTCTATCCGGTATGTTTGTCTACACTATCAGCTCTCTGTTAAATGCATCTTGTATAGTTAAATCTGCTGATTGTCATAATTTACATCCAATGTTGCAGTATTGGTCCTCGCTATGATGGGTGTGATTTGGCTTGCTACATTATGTTGCTGTCGATGTTCCCGCCGCAAGAAAAAGCGCGAGTGACTGATTGATTGATGGATGATGGTACTTTTGTTTGTTCGCTGCAGAGACTTTCATCAGGGAAAGCCAGTTCTGACTTGCTAATATCTAGAACTGTATTTACCAAATAGCAAGTGCATTATGTCAGATGTTCTAGTTCTGATTAACAAATTGTAGTGAATTTTTGATAGACTATTGGAGACCTCAAGTAGTAGTGAACTTATATTAGGATCTGCGTGAAAGTTCTGCGAGCCATTATTCGCCATCAGCTGCATCTCATCACCACCACTAGTTCACAATGGTTATTTTCAGAGCCTCATCTTTTACACGATGAATGTTTCTGCATCCAGACCAACGGCAAAACCAGAAATCATAATAGGGGCTAAATCTATCAGGGATAAGATTCTTCTTTATCTAAATTGACTAAAATCTATGTAGAATAGGGCTGATTAATTATCAGTAAAATTGGTAAAATTATCTGGTAAACTTCTTTGTTTTATCAAAGGAAAATACCTTATTTTAGGGAGAAtagtcactttggtcactcaactatgactcattcgacactttggtcactcaagtttcaaatatatcactttggtcactcaagtattacactgtcattcacaaaagtcactttgttgtgagaaaaaatgccccttgggtgacttttgtgaatgacagtgtaatacttgagtgaccaaagtgatatatttgaaacttgagtgaccaaagtgtcgaatgagtcatagttgagtgaccatttgtggaattctctcCTTATTTTAATCTGAATGTTATTTTCTTGGGTTCATTATCTACGTTTTATCAGAATAAAGCAAAACAGCGGTAAGTAATCCGAATATAGTTCTTTCTTTGAGATTTGCCACAAAATGTAACTTATCAAATTTAAGATTTTTATCTAAACTCgctaaaaagttaaaaacttaTGAAAATTGATACTTTTGTAATGGTTCGTCACACATAATTTTACAAATGAATGCCATTTTTAATGGATAAGGGTAGTGCTCAAGATTTTGGATAGAAACTTAACTGTTCTGGCCAATAAGGAAAATCTAGTTTGATTATGACATATtaatgagatttaaaaaaaaaaaaaaaaaaaaaaacgtaaattGTGTGGTGCATAAAAACATAAAAGGCTAGAGTATTGACTAGACGACCATCTTTTTCTCTTCTCCGGCTCTCTTGCTCCTCCAAATTTTGAACTACATGGCTTCTATTATTGCAAGCTTGCCTCCCCCATTGTTGGCCCAAAGTAGAAGAAACACCTTACTCACAGCTCTCCCAAAGCTACCAGTGTGTTCCTTTAAAGGTGAGCTGGCAGCTGTTCTGGGTTTTTCCTCTTTTGGGTCGCATACATTTCTCTCTGTAAACAACATTTATTCCTATTCTATctatgtttgtttgcttgtgTTAGAAAGATTAGTTGGTTTGATGAGTTGGAGGTAGAAATGTATTGGAATTGCATGTTCAAGAGTATTTCTTTGTGTAACTTTGAGTCAAGTTTGAAGTTGAAGCTCAGCTAATTGGGACAAATAGGTCAAGATACCTCTGTTCTTTCGTTAAATTATCTAGAGTTCAGTTCTTAGGTGAACCAAGTTAATGAAATACATGTACCTAGACATATGTAGGTCTTTGTGAAAACTGTAATGTAATCCACAGAAAAAGGTTTCAGACAAAATTTCTGTAAGATCTTTGTATGGCACAATGCCCGTATATCTTCAATTCCACTGTTTTTTTAGTTCTTCAAATTTGAACATAGTAAATTAGTAATGTGTTTAAGGATTGTGGGTTCTCAGCATTTATCTATTTTCAAGGTACTTACCAGGAGGgaaaatttatttaattatgGTATTTGGCCATATGATTCAAACGGATTGAAAGAAAAACAACTGTGAGGGTATATGGTTCCGGAAAACTCAGTCAAAGTAGTTTAAGGAATATCAGATATCAATTTGTGGTACTAGTAACAGAAGCAAGTATAATGGTCTTTGCCAACTGATAGACTTGAAAATCTGTTTCGAATTCGTGGATGTAAGCAGTTGAATCCAGAATACCAAGTCTAAGCGTTATTCAAATGTTTTGAAGGTGGATGATTATGGGTCCAAATGCAATCTGACAtggcttttttttgttttattccaTGCATTGATGCATTCCTCTCTCAATCTCATATTTGTGCATTACTTCTACATTACAGAGCGACAGAACCGTGTTGCTGTCGTGGTGAGGGCTACTAGTGAAAGCTCCGAGTCCTCTACCTCACTCAGTATAGTTAAGTCTGTTCAGAATGCTGTAAGCTCTCTCCTCCTTCCCTTTATCCTTTTGGTAATCAAACTTATCCATATGACGGATAACAATTATTTGGTATATGAAAGTTGTCATATGTCTGGGTTAGCATGTATGTGCATGCAACTTTCATTCCATTGTTCCCTTTAGTAGTTCTTAGTGTTGTACAAAGTTCATAACCCTTCCTCCTTTTGTAAAACACAAGAGTGAGTGCTTGTTTCCTACTTATGAGATATTTGGCTGTGATAAATTCAGctaaacaattaaaaaatttaTTGTTCTCTAAGTTTTGGTCAGTTCATTTGCTTTTCACCTCAAATATCAGTTCTTCATTCCATATAAATGAAAATTAATTTGATTTTGGGTCCATGtgtcttatttttgttttgttttgttttgtttttttgtttttacctgGATTGGACTAAAAACAGTGGGATAATTCTGAGGATCGAATAGCTCTTGTTGGCTTGGGATTTGCAGCTGTTGTGGCTCTTTGGGCATCAGCAAATCTGATTACGGTAATTTATTGACTTCTTTCATCTACGTAGTTCTTGAAACAATGTGTTTACTGAAAATACACAATTTGTAACTGTAGACTAGAGTTGAGGGTAATAGCTTCATATGAGGTTTATATTCATCTCTCCTCAGTAAGGCtatgaaattgaaatttaaaaaaaaaaaaattcaattttcagTGCCTTGCGGTGGagttgaggaaaaaaaaaattcaaacttttCCCACCCTTAATTCCTCCTACATATGAAAGATCTTTAGCAGATCCTTTTAACTACGCCATGCATACACTGTTTATGTGAGCGAACTGGCCTTCAGTTAAAAAATAGTTCTAACGGTTTAATGCTCCTCACCCTGTCGCTGATCCTCCATTTATGTGAATAGGCAATTGACAAGTTGCCGCTTCTCCCAAGTGTGCTAGAATTTGTTGGAATACTCTACTCTTCGGTAAGTATGTGACATATGTGTTGCAACCATAGGCAAGTTTCACGTTGTGCACATGTAATCTTTATTTACCCTGTTTACACTTTTCTCTTGTTCTGTTCAAAGATTAACTTGCCTCTGTATTTGTTTCAGTGGTTCATATATCGTTATCTCTTATT encodes the following:
- the LOC133743731 gene encoding uncharacterized protein LOC133743731, giving the protein MGLGLKWCWWWLTVTAVGVGVVVTSETKHDNLVSRIAFGSCANQSAPQPIWDAIIKFDPQVFIWLGDNIYGDIRLPNKLFGRKRNIGPWKNTERFVPASEQEMKSKYEEAKSNPGYSRLRLKTKVIGTWDDHDYGLNDAGKEFAGKVTNQRLMLDFLDEPQDSPRRKQAGVYASYTFGPTGRQIKVILLDTRYHRDPLRSDRTILGSSQWTWLEKELYGSPTAVTIIGSSVQVISNLSATTGPFFYMESWGRFPKERDRLFKLLADSKRGGVFFISGDVHFGEITRYDCATGYPLYDVTASGITQAVEKVVPTPLHFLVRFLAWFTPATLRVMDGNCRRKSCTYGMPNFGAIEIDWYATPVTLKIQVRDTDGDPVVGVTAPLSELQARNFNYVTSNKAGKHQRHCHLEINQPGIVRYRLAILAYCSLSVLVLAMMGVIWLATLCCCRCSRRKKKRE
- the LOC133742385 gene encoding protein CURVATURE THYLAKOID 1C, chloroplastic, with translation MASIIASLPPPLLAQSRRNTLLTALPKLPVCSFKERQNRVAVVVRATSESSESSTSLSIVKSVQNAWDNSEDRIALVGLGFAAVVALWASANLITAIDKLPLLPSVLEFVGILYSSWFIYRYLLFKPDREELFQIANKSISNILGQ